Part of the Spirochaeta isovalerica genome, GGAGATAAAGTGCTCTTTGTCGATGATGTATTCGACTCGGGCGTCACATTGAACTATCTGGTTGAGGAGATTATGTCTCACGGCATTCCCCGGGAGGATATCAAAGTAGCCGTTCACGATTACAAAGTCTTTCCCAATAAAAGAAAATTGCCGATTCAACCGGATTTTTTCTGTGAAAAAATTATCATAGAGAATGAAGACGAGGAAAAGTGGCTTCACTACATGAGCCATGAGTTTGCCGGTCTGACTTCAGAAGAAATTGATAAGTATTACAGTGACGACCCTGAAGTAAAAGACATTCTGAAGAAGATTGTAAAATAGAGATGATTAAGCAAAAAAAAGCACCGAATCAGATCGGTGCTTTTTATTTGCTTATTTATTCCCAGCCCCAGACTCTGATGCTGGGATCATCTTTATCCACTTCATTGGCGAAGACGCCGTCACCGGCCGTATAGGCGAACAGACGGTCTTTTCCGGTATCGACGAGAAAGCCTAAAATAGAAGCACTGGACAGATCACTGCTGTTGTAGTTGTTCTCATCGGAGAAGTTGGTATCTACCCAGTCCCAGGCGGAATCTGCTCCTGAAGCGTCGAGCTGTACGTATCCTTCTCCATCATAAGTGGTTTCTATTTTATTTCCGGTAGTCCCGATTAGAATCTGGTCGGAAGCTATTGAGCCTAGGCCGTTTATATTCACAAACCCCTTGAGCCAGGCATTGCTGCTTGTCAGCTCCCTGAAAGCCGTTCCATTGTAGATATGAAGTGAACCGGCTGTGTCTGAAACGAGAAGCCTTGTGCCGTCAAATGCATATAGGTCTACAAAGCGTACTGATGCGGGTGCACCTGATACAGCTGAAAAGGAAGAGGTCGTTACCACATTGGAAGAAGAGTATAAAGCCCCTTCTGTATCATCATTTATAATAAGAAACCATTCATCATTTCCGTCGAATACAATGTTTTCAACCTTTGCAACTGCAGGCGTACCGGAATCTAGATCTCCCAGAAGAGTAATATCAGCATTATCAATCTGTATTTCAGAGCTTAAGGTGTTGTTTATATT contains:
- a CDS encoding phosphoribosyltransferase, which codes for MEKVFIPYDTIRNNALKLANEVYESGFTPDVIYIPLRGGAYMGNVFSEYYKLVRKNERPVFYAAVVARSYTDIHKRDNVMIDGWTYDPQYLRNGDKVLFVDDVFDSGVTLNYLVEEIMSHGIPREDIKVAVHDYKVFPNKRKLPIQPDFFCEKIIIENEDEEKWLHYMSHEFAGLTSEEIDKYYSDDPEVKDILKKIVK